GCATTACTTTATAGCGGCTATTCACTTGCAGGCCATTGTCAACAGGACAATGTTTACACCCTTCAGCACAGATAGAATAGAGAGCCAAATGAATTGCTGACAAGTTTCATGGCTTAGAATTAAGTTCCACTTCCAGATCTGTCATAAGGGGTAGTTATGCTGCTGCAACATGCTTCCATGTCCCACACATCGAAAGAAAAATGAACAAGTTATTACACTGTTATCCCACTATGGCCACCATGGTGTCATTGTAAGGCTTGACCATGTATTATTTCATAAATCTGCTGTGTTTTATTTTGCTGCCCTCCTCGCAATCAGCAAACTAGAATGACATTACTTTCACCTCTATTATTAATATAGCTTTATTGAAAAGGCCAAATAGGATACATTATTGGATTCACAAGTCACATGACATTTTCCTTACCACATGCATTGTCTTGCTTTTGAATGAAGGCAGTAGCAAGAAACAAGCTTTCCAAATGTTATAATGTACCCCAGTACAACTGAACATTAGAAAGCACTGAACTTCAATAGCTGTTCAAAGGCTATGCATTAGTAGTTCACAAGTGTTTCGGGAGGCAGCAATGTGTGTGACTCAGTATAACAGGCATTCACATGCACCTGATTTCACCATTCCAACAGGTTTACAGTGACAGGTTAGACCCTATTTTATTATTGCCTTTCATATAGAGATGCGATTATTGAAAATGGAACAAGTAGTAAGGCCATATGTTTGTGATAGAAATAAGAACAGTATAGCATAGAATGGGCCCTTTGACCCTTGATCAAAtgatcttgttttaaaatttgaTAAAATCAGGTTAATCCTCTGGCCTTATAGATACAGCATAATCTCATATTGTTCCTTTTCTGTCAGTTTCGTCCTGCTTCTCTTAGAGTGGGTTTCCTACCCTGGCTGCCATCCCTCCGTGTGCAGCCAGCTTTGACTACCAGGATGGATCAGTTAGATTAGTTAATGATATGCATAAAgctgagaagtcagaataaggttCAATACCACTGGCATGTGGTTgctttgcagcagtacaatgcaatacataaaatgataaattataaataaatattttatacATCATTGGGAAGAATgattttttccagcattttgtgaacatTGGCTGGATTTAGCTCCAGATTATACTGCGGTTGTACAAGTATGCATGGTAAGATTTACTTAGGATATGAAAGTGGCCAATCAAATTTCAAGGGTGGTGAAATCATAGCTAAAATTGCACTTTATTCCAGGTAAAATCATTTTCTGCTGGATAGCACTTTAATAATGAAAATACATTATCTAATTTTGGGGCACAATTAAAAGGTCTAGGAAGTTCCCAAAAAAAATTTGAGCATTATACATCTTGGCAACTGCCTGAATTTTATAACCCATCAAGACATTGTCTTCTCAGCATCTGCTtctaatctacattaagaatcattctgaaattgcgcACTTTACTCAATCATTAGTCTTGAACTACCAAATAGTTTAATCTTTATCAATTCTGGAAAAACTTACATGTGATATTTGTTCCCAAAAGATGTGGCTTTTATGTTTCAGATTTACAGCCCCATTTAAAGCACATTTAACATTGGAAAATGTTAAAATCAATGACCAAATTGAAGTGGCTGAGCATACAAAACATTTGTAACCAGATGAACTTAGTGGCACAAATGGAGATTAAGTAATGAAAgatcacattaaaaaaaaatcaataaggaTGAAAATAAGTTAACAAGTAAAAAACCAATTATGGTATTTCACAGATCTTCTAATTGCAGCTAATGGAGACAAAAAGATCTAATCTATGTAAAGACAGTACATTCATCAGACTATATATAGGTTTCATATAGATTGAGTACTTGACTAAGAATGTGGTCCAGAGAATAAGTTCACTAACTTCAATCGTATGCTTGGGAGAATATATTAGTCACCCAGACCATCTTTGATCTCTAACAAAGAGCCAAAGCAGTGCAAGGAACTCAATTTCTTGTACATAGAGTACAGCTAGTATCTAAAAAAAGTTGGAAAATTTACAGGAAATGATGTTCCTCTGTTTCTAAGGGGGTAGTTGCAGATGATGGATGCAAGTGAAGATGAAGATGGGATTTTAAGAGCACTGTACTGTCAATAAATTACAACAATTTGCAAGGATCCATCAAATAAAGGGTCTTgtctcaaaatgttgactgttcattcccatcaataatgttgcctgacctgaatTCCTCAAGCTTTTGGTgtattgctctgaatttccagcatcaggaGAATCTCATGTTTAAAATGAATTCATTTCAGTGTAGCCAATTGCATAGGTAATTTTGTACCCCAGGGGTTAATAAACTTAAAACAGGGGTTTTTAACTTAGCCCCATAATAAATTATGGAACTTCGGATCCTCCCACTTTTAACACCCTTCAAATTAAACATGCTTTGTTTATAATCAATAGAAAATTGGGTtgcagtccattgtgaaaaaTCCCCACAAAATCCTGAAGGTCACATTAcattaatttaatgtttctgaaagaaATGATACAACAATGTATTAACTTGTAAACAAATTTTATTGAACTTTCATCCAGATAAAATTGCACAAACATCAATTTAGGCTTTCAAACACACAGGAATAAGAAGTGTTCCAGGTCAGTAAACCTCATTCTTTGGTGCAGAGGCTGGGTCTTATGATTCAGAGGTAAATTATATAACTGAGGAAAAAAATACCCGTCACCTTACTGTAAAGACAAACCCAAGAGGaatattctattaaaatgaacttTTTGGTAGTCTAGGACCCCATTTTCCCCTCTCCTTTAAGTAGTGGTAACCACCAATGAACATTAAATGCTGGGTTGTTGCACAACAGTAACTTAAATACTGCTTGGACATCTTTAAATACAGATACAGGCTCTGTTATTTTGAGGCACTTGTCTAAGTTTGAGAAAAGGGCCTTTGACCACTTGCACCAGACATTTTAATGCTATCCCCTTAATCTAGAACACAGACTACAGTTAAAATTAGAACAGAGGCAATAAGCAAAATCACTTCTTACACAAATCAATAGAACTTCTGATTTTACTGCAGCTCTGCCTCTAAAATAATGAGCCCAGAACTTAATTTCCCTGCTTTTAGAAAACAGCGAAAACTTCTTTTAAGCTATATATTACGTCTTCTCAACCAGGATTTCTGGATCTTGGACCAGACACTTAAATTCTCAAGAATAAATTTTGAATAAAGTCTGCTTAACTAGTGGTTTGAAACCCAGTttcagaatataaaaaaaaacttaagcacTTCATAAAATCAGTCCACAAAAACAAAATCTGTTTTAAACAAACAGCACATCAGGTGCTCCCATTAACAACTGGGGTCACATCTTGTCAATGAATAGTCAACAACTCTTGTCTACATTTTAACATCAAACTATTTAGGTATGTGAAATGGATTACTGTATTTCAAGTCAGGTTTGAGACAACTGCACTGGCTAGTAACAAAAGGCCAAATCCTGCAAGACTAAATTGGACCTACTGGCAAGCTTAGAAAACTCACCAATTCTAAGTGCCCGAATCACCAAGTTCCATTTGTGCAGGCACACCAGTGGATTATGAACCACCTCTTTGGCCAGTAGTCCAACTGGTTCCCAAATCTACCTTATCCGAGACCTCTCTCTGCCAAACATGGCCCTGCCACCTCTCACCAGCAATAATTCCGAAGATCTGTCTCCAACTATTTCTACACTTTTAAGTATACACATTCAACGTGTAGAGAAAGGAAAACTGGTGGCTACCATTTTATCAACTCAATAACATCAGATGTGAAACACCACaatttgatgaaattatattgatGCACTGAAAGTTCAAAAGTGGTGTGCTTATCATATTAATAAATTGGCAACATTCAGCAGGACTAGATAGAAAATTCAAATTTTCCCAGGATCTTCTTTTTGATGCCATTGAGTTGAAAGGAAGAAAGGTCCTTCATATAATAGATGACTTACTTTAGTAACATTTTGCTACAAATAAAGAGGAATGTTGCAATTGTAAAAGCCCTTTCTTTCCTGTAAAACATTTTAACGGAACTTCAAATACTGTTAATGAAGTCACTGCAGGCAGAATGGGATTTTCTGTGGCCAAAGGAGATAAACCTAGATCTACTAGTAAGGTTTTACACCAACCAGTATGCAATTACTACTTTGTTCTACACTTTTTCAGCAGCTGATTCATGGGTTCCATTAAAATCCCAGTATCAAAACAATGCACATTAGCCCCCGGTGCAAGCCGTTTGCCCAGTGACATGTGAGCCAACTGGGATTAAACTTGAGGTAGTTTGAAGCTGCTGCAGAAAGAAGCACCGAGGTAGACAAAAGCCATTACCTGACAAGGCACGAGAACCATATCTTGCAACCCTAAAACCTTCAGAGAGTAGGATCACTTCCCTGAGAATTATGTATCATTAAGACCCTAGTCTCTAAATTATTGGCTACTTAGGGTTCTGCAAGTTGATCTTTTTGTTGAGGTAAGATACTGTGCCTGATTGAGTTTAAGAATTGTGAACATAAATCCATTAAGCACTTTTAGTGAATTTTCTACACATTTGTTTTGTAAGGCtgtgtgaatttttttttctgaattcaaGCTAAAATAGACTATGGAGATTTGTACAAAATTGGAAAGTGACGTGTTTTGAATACTCCCGAGTCTTAAATCACACAATTCAACATTACACACATTTGAATCAAGAACATATTAAGTTACCAGTTGGATAGCAGACATCTAAGCCAAATAGGCAGGAAAGAATAAGGAATAAATcttatgaaaaaaaaactaacttcATCACCCCTGAATCCAATCTTTAACATGCAGTTTACATCTGGAAAAGGTCCCCCAGTCTTTCATTATATATGGTCCCATCAAAACAATGTTCAAGAGACAAATTCACGAACAAATTAGCTTTGAACAGCCATTCCACCAAATCCTTTCTGATGATCTCATTGGGAAGCAACATAATCAGACAGGTCATCATACTTTGTACTAGTGAAGTCCCCAGGAGCCACAGCAAAGCACAGTAATGGTCAGAAGTCAAAACTCCATTACTCCAGAAATCACTGAGTCCTACTTCACATCAAATAACTCACAGTATCAACAGAAATGATTTGAACACTAGGAATGGGGTCATCCTATTTTACTTTCAGAAGATACTTCGCTTTGAAAAATGTGGATCACTGCTATCCCAGAGGAACTCAATAATATGGTACATTAACAGACTGACTTGGTTTATACaagttatttattttgttttttttaaaggcagTGGAATTACCTTTGATAACACCCCAAGTAGGGATGCCAGGTGTGTGCTTGCATCTCTAAATTTGTGCTGAAGGGAAAAAAATGCCCACGAGATCTAAAGCAGCCCACATAATGTTGCAACTGTAAAAAAACTCAAAGCTAAGAGCACAGCATTCAAAGTACAGGAACTAGACTCAGTAGAGCTTTAATTCTAAAGACAAAGCTTATTTCAAATTTCAAAACATTGGACAGCTTTAAAGTAGATTTCAGACTGACTGGTTCCACAACAGTTTAGTGTGAATTATTAACCAATGCTCAAGCAATTTCCTATTGTGTAAAATAAAAGCCATTCTACACTACAACAGCTAACCACAACTTATCAAATCAACTGTTACAGTCCACCTGAAGCAGCACATTAGCCAGTTTCATCTTGAAAGCTAAACCACTCCATTAGGAACTTCACAATTATGCAGTACACACACTTTAAATTGTCTCTGGATCATGTACATTCTAAGGTAATTTCCAATTCTACTGAAGACCAGCTAGAAATCATCACCTTTCTGCATAATTGGTTGGAACCTATAGAAATCGATTTTTATCAATATTACCCTGTCATAATAGATCTCCCAATAGTTTGCTGACCAACATTTCCACCCACCTCCATTCTAAACAATTCCTACTAAACAGCTAAGCCAGCTTGGAGTAGGGTTAAAATTACTCTGCATTTCAGAACTTGTGCGTTAGAATTCAGAAAGACTGCATCCAGAGGTTGGCCAAAGCATTCATTGTTGTTGAAGCTCAAAGCGAATCCTTTCTGGGGCAACACCATGTTTTGATAAGTAGCTGAACTTCAGTGAAGTTCAaaaatcaaattctaaattttgaGACAAAAGCAGTTATCTTAAAACAGGGAGACGTTTGGAAATCCATAGTGTTCACTGTTTTTTTTAAGAACTACTGGACCCTTATCTTACGATTGGCAGGATGGTACATATATTCTTTGTAGCTTTGCTGCTGTCTACAACAGCAGGAAGATGGCTTTAAACATGAAATAAATTGTGCCTGTAACGTTGATTACCAGACTAGTAaggcagcagaaatagtggagcATCCGAGAATGTCAACTGAAACTGGCTGTGTTAAAATTATACTACTTTGGTTGTTAACAATTTTTAAGCAAGTGTCATGTTTATATGCTGCAGCTCCTAGACTATAAATACTGATTCTTTAAAGCTCAAATCTCAATTCAAGGCTGTGATGGAAATTTGCATAAACATTGTAGAGTAGTTTTAAAGAGACATTGTCTCATTTCTAAATAAACTGGCTGCTTTGGGCTACAAGGAAATAGGTGATTGAGAGAAGGAATTACACCTATGGAGTCTACCCTTGGTCCATTACTAAACCAAAGTTCTATCAGAGTATTCACGTACAGCACTGTCATTGCTTCAGCACATGGCAAACAAAACTATTATATTCAAGCTGAAAAGAACTGACCTAATTTCTACCAAAGGACAGAATACAACCACATTCTCTTAATCCCAGCAATAAAGAACTGATCAGGTCTTCTCAaaatgcaatagaaataatgCATAAAGCACTATTATATCCAAGTACAATTACTTAGATGATTGAATATTTTCCCATTGAGAAAGGCTGGCATTGAGAACAGACTGGATATTCAAATTAGGCCCATACCTAATTTCTGTCTATGGTATTGGTCACAGCACATGATAAAAGGCCATGCAGATTTACACCATTTTTCTGTGGATCCCAAATAGGACTATACAAGAGCCAAaaacagctttttaaaaaaaacagccaaTTTTCTTCCAATACTAAGTAATACTGCCTCCAAGACCAAATACAGCCTACTAATTGAGTAGGAAATAGATTTCATACAGGTACCTGAGATTGCAGTAGAGGTAAATATATTTTTGTTATTCCAGGTGCCATAAATATAGATTGAGCTTCAGGGTATCACATGATAACTCAATATTTTTGTTTTATGAAACACCCCAAAATTAACACTCAGAAGAACCCCTCAAGAGCTTCTATGTGCATCAGGCCAAAGAACATTACAccctaaaacaaaacaaaagaggtaTTTAGTTTACATTCAGGTGGAGTGTAGGGTTACATTCAGAAAGCATAGGGCTAAACATACAAGATGTTCAATATCAAATAATCCCTGAAAACAACATGTATGCAGGTAGGCAGCCAAAGCCTTTATCAGTCACCCACAATTGGCTATTTTTAGGCTTATACAAGTGGCCAATAGTCTTCCTACCTGAGAGATTTGCATTAAATAAAGCTACAAGACAACTTTTAATACTAAGATACAAGTCTTTGGATTCAGATCATAAAGGCACCAATTGCCTGGACACACTTGCACAGTTCCATGGAAATATTCAAACATTAGTCAGCCCAACATCTGCAGGCAGTGAGGTAGGTCTGCTATAAATTTATGTAGTTTTGAAGTAGTCTCACAGCTCAAGCTCACACTATACCAACATGAGGTAGATGACAGAAAAAAATACCTGTCTTCTATAGGGAAAACAATTAAGATATTGTCCCTGAGCAACAAATCCACAATATAGAAAAACAAGAACACAGCATTAAAACAAGAGGATACGATTGTTGCCAAAGTCGACTACTACTATCAGTCCATCTGGCATTAGGGCTATTCCAGATGGACGGTCCATCTGCCCAAAGCCACTGCCTTGCGTCCCAAACTTGCACAGGAAGTTGCCATTTGGTTCAAAGATCTGAATACGATGATTCCTGGAGTCGGCTACAATGATGCGGCCTTCTTGGTCAATCGCTACACCCTGAGGTCGGAGGAACTGCCCGTTGCTTGTGCCTTCGGAACCAAGGAAGCGTGCTGACTGGAAGTCAGGGTGGATTACCAGCAGCCGGTGATTGTTGAAATCTGTTACCACTAGGTGTCCTTCATGGTTAAAGGCCACTCCACGAGGAGAATCAAAGTGCTTCCACAAAGCCCCCTCAAAGCCATATTTACTGACAAAGTTTCCATCTGGCCCAAAAAGCTGAACTCTATGATTGCGggtgtctgacaccaggatctTCCCATCAGTATTGACGGCAACATCCCAAGGGTAGTTGAATTGGCCATTTTTGCTTCCTTTCTCCCCAAATTTAAGGATGAACTGCCCCTCAAAAGTGAAAACCTGAATACGGTGGTTGTCCTTATCGGCCACTATGATCCGACAATTCTGATCACATGCAACACCAGCCGGACGATCAAACTGTCCAGGTCTGGAACCTGCTGTGCCAAACTTGTGGTGATATGTCCCACTTGGTGTGAACACCTGGACACGGTTATTGCTACGATCAGCAATAATGATATAACCTTCTTTGTTGACACACACACCCCATGGCCGACAGAGCTGCCCATCCTCATCCCCTTCTCCACCAAAAGAGCAAATTGGAAGCCCAATCCCAGTGTAGTTACGACCTGCTTTGACAATTACACGGAAGGGGCTATTCTCAATATGCTGCCCACGAATTGTAACTGAAACTACATGCTCTCCTTCCAGATGTGGGGAGTAATTAACTGTATAGGTGCCATCATGATGGTCAAGAACATCTGCTCGAAAGAGACACCCATCAGGTCCCATTATAACAACTACTACCAAATCACCACCAGATGATCTCCCTTCGCCAGTGTGATCCTTGGTGATCACGGTGAAGCTGCTCATTTTCCCACGCAGTGCTCGTTTCAGTCCCTCACCAGCAGCTGTAGATAGTGGGGCATATGCACTGCTACTGATTATGCCTAACGACTTGATGGCCTTGTATAATACACCATCAGGCGGAATGAACGAAAGGGTGTCGTCGTCCTGAGGTTGAAGGAGATTCCTAAGTTTCTTCAGATCTTGGATTTGGACAAACATTTGCTCTTTTGCCAAGAGTACATCCACATCTCGCCCATCTAATAGGGCCTTCTGCACACAGTCTATTGTGCTCTCCAGCCTGGATAAATTCTCACGCAGTGCTTCTACTTGGAGGTGTAGAGTCTTGGCCTTCATTTGCCGGATCTTTTCCACCTATTCATATGAAGATTTTAATTAATATTGAACATTATTCCAAAAATTACTTCTATGAATATTTAATTTAATAATTTTCTTCTCTGCTGAAATACATCTATCAATTGGCCTCTGACATTTCACTCAAACAGAttgcacttttttttaaagacaGAAAGATGAGAACCATCACTATCAATGGATGAGACCTCCTGACCTGCAACCACCACCTTTGTGTCCATCATTACCACAGCAGGACAGTGGCACATTAGAAGAACTAGAGATCTCAACACCAGAGATCTAGGAAGTAATCCTGGTCTCCGATGCTGTTTCTTCTGGATGCCCTCTGTTCCTACTACAAAGTGTGGGTTGGGAgtttaactggccactgtaaattgcccctgttGCACAAGTGATTGGTAGATTATGATGGAAGTTAATGAGAATGT
The DNA window shown above is from Hypanus sabinus isolate sHypSab1 chromosome 17, sHypSab1.hap1, whole genome shotgun sequence and carries:
- the trim71 gene encoding E3 ubiquitin-protein ligase TRIM71; this encodes MWLSRSLHRGAVLAEEAERLPSRPAELAQGHFYPRCYQRSEAAMAAPFCGQEQQQQPPPCQEQQGLGPARPEAPPPRQESLPPPQQQQCGLCCARGPGSRSRSSPADELRLLPCRHSFCQACLEAHGGRRRRPGGPSSNNNGGPAPHRVRPEAEPSPPAASSSSSSSSSSANSCGPPDLACPICDSRMPAADNDGLPADLLLLNNLLDVVSAAEDELDGGVQRRSRAKGSQSGCSSCDEGAPVTSRCMDCAEYLCDHCVRAHQRVRLTKEHVIQRFRQHHYNQQPFASLPLAHDRLSYCQHHDNQVMRLYCDTCAVPICRECTMSRHVGHSFVYLQDAVQDSKEITLQLLADAQQGRQAIQLSIEKVRAMVEQVEMKAQVIRSEVKAVTSRHKKALEERECELLRKVEKIRQMKAKTLHLQVEALRENLSRLESTIDCVQKALLDGRDVDVLLAKEQMFVQIQDLKKLRNLLQPQDDDTLSFIPPDGVLYKAIKSLGIISSSAYAPLSTAAGEGLKRALRGKMSSFTVITKDHTGEGRSSGGDLVVVVIMGPDGCLFRADVLDHHDGTYTVNYSPHLEGEHVVSVTIRGQHIENSPFRVIVKAGRNYTGIGLPICSFGGEGDEDGQLCRPWGVCVNKEGYIIIADRSNNRVQVFTPSGTYHHKFGTAGSRPGQFDRPAGVACDQNCRIIVADKDNHRIQVFTFEGQFILKFGEKGSKNGQFNYPWDVAVNTDGKILVSDTRNHRVQLFGPDGNFVSKYGFEGALWKHFDSPRGVAFNHEGHLVVTDFNNHRLLVIHPDFQSARFLGSEGTSNGQFLRPQGVAIDQEGRIIVADSRNHRIQIFEPNGNFLCKFGTQGSGFGQMDRPSGIALMPDGLIVVVDFGNNRILLF